A region of the candidate division KSB1 bacterium genome:
CGGGGCGAAAAGGGTAGATGCCAATGGGAACATCCTTGGCAACAAGAACCTGTGCTTCAAGAATGAGGCGGGCGAGGAGGTCATCCCCGCTATCGGCGAAGGAGTTCAGCGTGGTTGGTTCCATACGGTGCAGAGCGGCCGAAACAACGTAAACGATTACACGGCCAAAGGCGTGCACATCTGCGCCACGGGCACCTTCTACGTCGACGGTGGTAAGGGCCGGGACAAGAGCGCCTTCAATCTGGCTCCCAACCCGCGGCTGTTCAAGGATGGTACCCCCGGTAACATCACGACTTTTGTGCCCAAGGATCCGAGCCAGTGGCAGCAGCCGTCGGACGAAAGCCACGAGTACGGCGCGTACATGTTTGCCACTCCACAGCCAATCACCGTTAATGGCGTAAATCGCGGCCTCTGCCCACTGGATCCACAGAATGGCCGGCCGTTGGAGCCGGGGATCTTGGTGCGGGGCGTCACGGGCGAATACCAGTTCAACGGCAATGAGCCGTGGACCAACATCGGCCCGTTTGCGCTCGAAGTGGGCGAACGAATCCGCGTGTACTGGGTACGCGGCGCCGGTTTCCGGCTGCAGGGTGCTCGGAACGCCATCAAGGCGGCGCGGGCCGTCTACAGCACTATGGACGCCACGGGCAATTACCATGTGCCGCGGCCCCCGGATGTGCCCGATATCAAGGTCGATGTGTCACCGGCGGTCCGCCCGTGGATCAAGTGGCAGGAAGTGGCCGGTGCGGACGGCTACAAGATCTACAAGTGCCGTGCGTGGCCGCGCTACAATCCGCTGCTGAAAGGCACCCCCACGGCCGATACCTACTGGACGGTGAATCCGGACAATTTCAACAACGCCGGGGATATTGAGGCGCAGCAAGCCGCGCCGCAGCCGTACAACCCGCTGCTGTCCGATAAGGCGATCGCCGAGTTCATCAAGGAGCAGCAGGGCGAGCACTGGGGACCGTACTATCTCGTCCATGTGGTGAAGAAGGAAAACCTGAGCCAGTACCTGAATCCGGATGCGGACAAGGGTACCTATAAATACGCCTGGGAGGACAATACCCCAGGGACGTTGCTCGGATTCACGTTCTACTACTATGTGGCAGCCTACAAGAAGGAGACCGGGTCCATTCCAGGGCTGGATCAGTACACCTGGCTGGAAACCGGCAAGGTGAACGTGAATGGCCGGACCGGGCTCTGGGAAGGGACGTGGCCGTGGACGGATATGCACGCCTACTACCCGGCCAAGAGTGACGCGGCCAAGAGGAAAGCGGTCGGCGTTGATTTTGTGCTGGCTTCCCGGCCGCTGTCGACCTCCCTGCTGGCCACCGGTCAGCGCCAGATCCAGGTGCGACCGAACCCGTACAAGCGGGCAGCCTTCCACGACGCGGCTATCCACGGGGTGTTCTTCTTCAATCTGCCGTCCGAGTGCACCATTTGGATCTTCGATGTGGCCGGGCAGGTGATTGACAAGATCGACTTCCGGGCCGAGGATCCCAACAACGGTACCTACTTCTGGGACCTGCACTCCAAGGACGGGGCGGAAGTGGCCAGCGGCGTGTACATCTGGGTCGCGGAATTCAAGGGCGGCAAGCAACACGGCGTCTTCTCCATCCTGCGCTGAGGGAACCGGATGATGCTTCTCAGCGAGGTTGTCGTACCCAAACCTGAACGTAGCCAGGGAGATGATAGAATGAGACGACCAGTCAGCTTGCTGATCGTAATGGCTCTGCTGGTCCTGGCTGGGGGCAGCCAGGCGGCGGTGCGGAAGGCGGGCATTAACGGCATGCCCTTCCTGAAGATCGGCGTCGGCGCGCGTCAGGTGGCCCTCGGGTCCGCCGTGACGACCCTGCACGGCACGGCCAATGCCATGTTCTGGAATCCGGCGGGCATCGACTTGGACGCCGGGGCGACGCAAGTGGCGCTGAACCACAACAAGTGGATCATCAGCCTGGATCACGAGGCGGCGGCGATCACCCACGGATTCGGCAACTTGGGGACCTTTGGGCTCGGCTTCATTTACATGGGCATCAACGACATCCCCGCCGATCGTGACATTGCTCCCCCAGGGTTCGAGTACGCCCAGATTGATCAGGCCACGTCTACTACCTACAACTACTACGATGCCGCACTCATCGTCTCCTACGCCAAGCGCCTCACGGACCGGTTTCGGATGGGTGGAAACTTCAAGCTCCTCCGTGAGCACATTGACGACCAGGACGTTACGGCGTTCGCGATCGACCTGGGCGCCATCTACGAGACAGGTTTCCGGGACCTGACCCTGGGCGCAAGGCTATCCAACCTCGGTAGCGATGTGGAGTACTTCGCCATTGCGGTGCCGATCCCGCTGACCTTCTCCATCGGGGCGTCGATGAGCCTTGCGCGTGAGGAAAACAGCGCATTCAAAGTGCTCTTCGACGCGACGAAGCCCCAGGACGCGCCGCAGCTCTACTTCGCGGGTGCGGAGTGGACCTTCGGAGATTGGCTTGCCGTACGCGGCGGCTACAAGTTCAATTACTCCGGCGTGAAAGACGTGAACGGGATCATGACCACGGACGAAGGCGCGTCGTTCGGCGCCGGAATTAAGCTGCCGATGGTCGGAGCCACCAGCATCACCCTCGATTACGCGTTCACCGACTTCGGCATCTTCGACAACACCCACCGCTTCTCCCTGACCGTAGGATTCTGAACGACTTCGCCGCAGGCAGTAGAACGGAGAGCCACCCGCATAGGCAGCGGGTGGCTCTTTTTTATTGCGGCAACTGGCCCAGAACTACGACGGTTCTCCAGCCAGCCGCTGGGACAACGGATAAGGGTTTGCGAAATTCGGCCGAGGTTGCTAAACTTTTATTGTTTCAGCGAGGACGGCTTTGACGACAGGGCTCCCTAAGGTTCAAGACCCGGGTAGGACCTCCGGTTGTTTGGGGAACGCTGAGTTCGTAGGAGGCGCAAGTTGGGTCGTTGCGGCGCTGGGGATTCGGTACGAGGCAGAGGAAAGGCAATCCTGTGCGACCTCGGGGGAGTTGTTGCCCTTTTCGATGAGGAGAGGATTTTCGAGAAACTCCAGCAGGTTGCCTCGGTGGATCTGCGGGAGGAGCGCACCGCTCGATTGGTGGCAGAGACCAAGGAGCTTTTCGATCGTGGACATCTGGGTCCCCGCGAGTTCTACGATCGGCTCAGAGAAGCGATCGGGCTCAACGTGGACTATCCCACATTTACGAGGGTTTGGTCGGATAACTTCTGGCCCAATCACGAGGTCATTAACCTGCTGGGAACACTCCGGGGGCGTTATCGGCTGGTTCTGCTGTCCAACACAGACCCTCTCCACTGGGACTTTATTGACCGGTCGTTTGCCGTGGGGCGTCTCTTTGATGCGCTTGTGCTTTCCTATAGGGTGGGGAGCATCAAGCCGGAGAGGAAGATATTCGAGGTAGCATTGGAGGTGGCGGGCGTGAAGGCGCAGGACGCCCTTTTCGTCGACGACACAGAGCGAAATGTGCTGGCGGCCCGGGAACTGGGAATTCACGCGTTGCTCTACCGGCCGGGACTGGACCTGATGAGGGAGATCGCCAAGGTGTTCGCGGAGGAAAGGGATCACCGGCTATCTGAAGGAGTGGGGGACGTAACCCCGGTTCGCAAGTAGGCGTACCCGAAGGTCGCATCCGGTGGACGGGTGGAGCGAGCGGCAATCGAGAACGGAGGCGGTGATGGCGAAACTGGCGATCCGCGGCGGTGAGCCAATACGTACGAAGCCCTTTCCCACGTGGCCAGTGTGGGGCGAGGAGGAGATTCAGAACCTGGCGGAGGTTGTGCGCAGCGGCAAGTGGGGGCGCCTGCACGGCCGTCGGGTAGCAGAGTTCGAGCGACGATTTGCGGAGTTCCAGCAGGCCAAGCATGGTGTGGCCGTGAATAGCGGGACAACGGCACTTCGTCTGGGGCTTATGGCCGCTGGCTTAGGCGCGGGCGACGGCGTTCTGGTACCCGCGTACACGTTTATCGCTTCCGCCACCGCTGTGATCGAGGCCGGCGGTTACCCGGTCTTTGTGGACA
Encoded here:
- a CDS encoding HAD family phosphatase, producing MGRCGAGDSVRGRGKAILCDLGGVVALFDEERIFEKLQQVASVDLREERTARLVAETKELFDRGHLGPREFYDRLREAIGLNVDYPTFTRVWSDNFWPNHEVINLLGTLRGRYRLVLLSNTDPLHWDFIDRSFAVGRLFDALVLSYRVGSIKPERKIFEVALEVAGVKAQDALFVDDTERNVLAARELGIHALLYRPGLDLMREIAKVFAEERDHRLSEGVGDVTPVRK
- a CDS encoding PorV/PorQ family protein codes for the protein MRRPVSLLIVMALLVLAGGSQAAVRKAGINGMPFLKIGVGARQVALGSAVTTLHGTANAMFWNPAGIDLDAGATQVALNHNKWIISLDHEAAAITHGFGNLGTFGLGFIYMGINDIPADRDIAPPGFEYAQIDQATSTTYNYYDAALIVSYAKRLTDRFRMGGNFKLLREHIDDQDVTAFAIDLGAIYETGFRDLTLGARLSNLGSDVEYFAIAVPIPLTFSIGASMSLAREENSAFKVLFDATKPQDAPQLYFAGAEWTFGDWLAVRGGYKFNYSGVKDVNGIMTTDEGASFGAGIKLPMVGATSITLDYAFTDFGIFDNTHRFSLTVGF